In Leptospira perdikensis, a single genomic region encodes these proteins:
- a CDS encoding SDR family NAD(P)-dependent oxidoreductase, which yields MKVAIITGGSNGIGKATALELGKRGISVILTYNSYKERAEEVVIEIEKNKGVHAVALRLNLTKKETFDTFLEEVKNKLSTIWNRTSFDFLVNNGGIGGPMLFTELTEEYFEKILNTNYKGPIFLTQKLVALMEDNGAIVNTSSSSSSKAFVGYSIYGSLKAALSTWTRYLANELAPRKIRVNAVSPGPTHSNFGDGVFDKYPEYIKPLADQTAFGRIGLPEDIGKVIVNLLSDDFGWVTAQDIEVSGGHLL from the coding sequence ATGAAAGTAGCAATCATCACTGGTGGTAGCAATGGTATTGGTAAAGCAACGGCTCTGGAATTAGGTAAACGAGGAATCAGCGTGATTCTCACTTACAATTCGTACAAAGAACGTGCAGAAGAAGTTGTGATTGAAATCGAAAAAAATAAAGGAGTTCATGCTGTGGCACTGAGGTTAAATCTCACAAAAAAAGAAACCTTTGATACATTTCTCGAAGAGGTAAAAAACAAACTCTCTACAATTTGGAATCGAACCAGTTTTGACTTCTTAGTAAATAACGGTGGCATTGGTGGCCCGATGCTCTTTACCGAATTAACAGAAGAGTATTTTGAAAAAATTCTAAATACCAACTACAAAGGCCCTATCTTCTTAACACAAAAATTAGTGGCTCTTATGGAAGATAATGGCGCCATCGTTAACACTTCCAGTTCCTCAAGTTCAAAAGCTTTTGTTGGGTATTCTATTTATGGATCTCTCAAAGCAGCACTTTCCACTTGGACTCGTTATCTTGCCAATGAACTTGCGCCTCGTAAAATTCGTGTTAATGCCGTGTCACCAGGCCCAACACATAGTAATTTTGGAGATGGAGTGTTTGATAAATATCCAGAATACATCAAACCATTAGCAGATCAAACTGCCTTTGGTCGTATTGGTTTACCAGAAGACATTGGAAAAGTCATTGTGAACCTTCTTTCTGATGACTTTGGATGGGTGACTGCACAAGACATTGAAGTATCCGG